TTGCTCATCAACACCATCCTGGACCTGTTCTTCTGGGTCCTGATCCTGTCGGCGATCCTCAGCTGGCTGGTGGCCTTCAACGTGGTGAACACGCGCAACCGCGCGGTCTATCTGATCGGGGATTTCCTGTACCGCATCACCGAGCCGGTGCTGCGCCCGATCCGCCGCGTCCTGCCCAACATGGGCGGGCTGGACCTGTCGCCGATCGTCGTGCTGCTGGCGATCTCCTTCATCCAGAACCTGCTGGCGCAATACTGGCCGCGCTTCTGACCGTGGCGGCATCCTCCCCCATCGAGGCGGTGGCCGACGGCCTGCGCGTCGCGCTTCGGGTGACACCCAAGGCGTCGCGCAACGCGGTGACCGGTACGGCCGACAAGGCCGGTGGGGGGAAGGTTCTGAAACTGGCGGTCACGGCGGTGCCGGAAAACGGCAAAGCCAACGAGGCCGTCATAAAACTGTTGTCGAAGGCATGGAAACTGCCCAAGACCAGCCTGACGGTGGTGGCCGGTGCCACCGACCGGAACAAGATTCTGCATGTGGCGGGCGACCCGGCGGCATTGCTGGCGCGGCTGTCGCCCCTGATCGACGATGTGGGTAGCGAGGGTGGAGAGTAGCATGGCGGACGCGAAGATCATCGACGGCAAGGCCTTTGCGGCCGGCCTGCGTGCGCGGGTGACGGACGGCGTGGCGGCGCTGAAGGCCAGCCATGGCGTCACCCCCGGTCTGGCCGTCGTGCTGGTGGGCGAGGATCCGGCCAGCCAGGTCTATGTCCGCTCCAAGGAGCGGGCGCTGGTCGAACTCGGCATGAACAGCTTCGACCATCACGAGCCGGCCGACATGGCCGAATCCGACCTGCTGGCCCTGATCGACCGGCTGAACGCCGATCCGGCGGTGCACGGCATCCTGGTCCAGCTGCCTCTGCCCAAGCACATCGACACTCAGAAGGTGCTGGCCCGCATCGTTCCGGAAAAGGACGCCGACGGCTTCCATGTCGTCAATGCCGGCCTGCTCGCCACCGGCCAGCCGGGCGCCATCGTGCCCTGCACCCCGCTGGGCAGCCTGCTGCTGATCCGCGACACGCTGGGCCGCGACCTGAAGGGCAAGCGCGCGCTGGTGCTGGGCCGCTCCAACATCGTCGGCAAACCGATGGCCCAGCTTCTGCTGCAGGCCGACTGCACGGTGACGATGGCCCATTCCCGCACCGTGGATCTGCCGGCGGAATGCCGCCGCGCCGACATCCTGGTCGCCGCCGTAGGCCGCCCGGAGATGGTGCGCGGCGATTGGATCAAGCCCGGCGCCACGGTGATCGATGTGGGCATCAACCGCGTTGCCGCGGTGGGCATCAACCGCGTCGCGGCGGCGGAGCCGGGCAAGACCCGTCTGGTCGGCGACGTCGCCTTCGACGAGGCGGTGAAGGTCGCCGGCGCCATCACGCCCGTCCCCGGCGGTGTCGGCCCGATGACCATCGCCTGCCTGATGCTGAACACGCTGGCCGCCGCCTGCCGCGCCGCCGGCGCACCGGTGCCGGCAGAGGCTCTGATCGGGGCTGCCCTTTGATCACCGTCCATGCCCGTGCCGAAGACGGGCGGGTGGTGCGCCAGCCGCTGGAACTCGGCGAGGACTTGCCGGTCGGCGCGGTCTGGATCGATCTTCTGCGCCCGACGGAAGCGGAGCGGGCCCATGTCGGCACGCTGACCGGCTGCGACCTGCCGACGCGCGAGGAGATGAAGGAGATCGAGGCCTCCAGCCAGCTCTATGTCGAGGGGGAGGGGATCTACATGACCTCTCCCATCATCTCGCGCGCCACCTCGCCCCATCCGGAGCAGGGGGAGCTGACCTTCGTGCTGACCCCGCGCCAACTCATCACCCTGCGCTACACCGAACCGCTGCCGGTCATCACCTTCGCCGCCCGCTGTGTCCGCCAGCCGGAACTGCTGGCGACGGGGGAAAGCGCGCTGTTCGGCCTGCTGGACGCGGTGATCGACCGGGTGGCCGACGTGCTGGAACTGGTCGGCGGCCGCATCGACGAGCTGTCGGCCCGTGTCTTCGACGATTCGCTGGATGGCGGCGGCTTCGGCAGGGCGGCCAAGAAGCCGGACGAGTTGCAGGACGTGCTGCGCGGCATCGGCCGGGCCGGCGACCTCACCCACAAGGTGCGCGACAGCCTCGCCGGGCTCGACCGGCTGGTGGTGTTCATGACCTCGGTCAGCGGCGGCCGGCTGAACAAGGAACAGAAGACCGCGCTGAAGACGATGACGCGCGACTTGCGCTCCCTGACCGAACATGCCGGCTTCCTGGCGCATGAGGCGAATTTCCTGCTCGACGCCACGCTGGGCCTGATCAACATCGAACAGAACGCCATCATCAAGATCTTCTCGGTCGTCTCGGTGGCGCTGATGCCGCCGACGCTGATCGCCTCGGCCTATGGCATGAATTTCAAGCACATGCCGGAACTGGACTGGGACTTCGGCTATCCCATGGCCATCCTGCTGATGGTGCTGTCGGCGGTGGTCCCGCTCTGGTACTTCCGTCGGCGCGGCTGGCTGTAAGGGACGGGTAGGCCGCCGCCGCGACGGCGTGCCGCAGCCCCTAAAATTCCTGATTTTGCGAGCGAAAGCGCTTCCGCAATACCTATGCGTGCGCCACAGTGGCGGCGCGGACGGGATGGCGGACTGGCCGCCATCCCCGCCGCTTACGAGGAGTGAAGAGGATGATCCATATCCTCAAGCTCCTGATCCTCGTGCTGGAGATCGTCAAGCGGTTGCTTGACCTCTTCCGGTAAGGATCGGGCCGGCGGGCAGGGGATTGCAGCCTCTGCCCGCCAAGCCTGATATTGCCTCATCCCGATCCATAGTCAACCGCCGGTATAAGAACCCTCAGGCAGCCAGCCCGCCACCCAGCTCGATCCGCACCTCCACCACGCCGGGCTCGTCCAGGTTCTCCTTGCGGACAAAACCCAGGGCGCGGCACATGTTCAGCATGTTGGTGTTTTCGCGCAGAACCTCGCCATAGATCTCCCGGATGCCGCGCGAGCGGGCATAATCCAGGATCTTGTTCATCAGGATGTAGCCCAGCCCCTGGCCCTTCATGTCGGACCGCACCATCACCGCATATTCGGCGCGGCGGTTGTCGGGGTCGGCGGTGATGCGCACCACGCCATACATGATGGTCTCGCCGGTCTGCGGGTCGGGACCGACGGCGATCAGCCCCATCTCGCGGTCGTAGTCGATCTGGGTCAGCCGGGCCGCCGCCTGGTGCGACAGCCGTTTCAGCGGCGCGAAGAAGCGCAGGCGCAGGTCTTCGGCCGTCTGGTTCTCCACCAGATGATGCACCAGCGGCTCATCCTCCGGCAGGATCGGGCGGACGAAGAACTGGCGGCCGTCCTTGATGGTGATGCGGTCTTCCAGCGACTTCGGGTATGGCCGGATCGCCAGCCGCGCCGCCCCCGCCAACACGGGCACGCCGACCTTGATGCGGGCGTCCAGCGCCAGCACGCCGTCGGCGTCGGCCAGCAGCGGGTTGATGTCCATCTCCGCGATCTCGGGGAAATCGACCACCAGCTGGCTGACCTTGTTCAGCGTCAGCGCCACCGCGTCCAGATCGACCGCCGCGCGCGAGCGATAGCCCTGCAACTGGCGGTGGATGCGGGTCCGGCTCATCTGCTCGGCCGCCAGCTTCATGTTCAGCGGCGGCAGGGCCAGCGCGTAATCCTCCACCACCTCCACGCCGATGCCGCCCTCGCCGAACAGCAGGACCGGGCCGAACATCTCGTTCTCGGTCATGCCGACGATCAGCTCATAGGCGTCGGGGCGGACGGCCATCTCCTGCACGGTGAAGCCTTCGATCCGCGCCTCGGGCGCCAGCTCGGCGACGCGGCCCAGCATCGCCTCGGCCTCGGCCTTGACGTCCTCCGGGCTGGTCAGCCCCAGCGCGACGCCACCGACGTCGGACTTGTGGGTGATGTCGTGCGACAGGATCTTCAGCGCGATCGGCCCGCCGATGACGCGGGCGGCGTTGGCCGCCTCCTCCGGCGTCTCGGCGACGCGGGTGTCGACCACCGGGATGCCGTAGGCCGCCAGCACGCGCTTGGCCTCGAACTCGCTCAGCCACTCGCGCTTCTCGGCCATGACGCGGGAGACCACCTTCTTCACGGTGATCTCGTCTGGCTGGAAATCCTCCGCAACCGACGGCGGGGTCTCCATCAGAAGCTGCTGGCTGCGGCGGTAGCGCACCAGATGCATGAAGGCGCGCACCGCGTCGGACGGGCCGTTGTAGGTCGGGATGCGGGCATCGGCGAACAGCTTGCGCGCCTCCATCGCCGACTGGTCGCCGATCCAGCTGGTCAGCACCGGGTGGCGGCGCCCCTTGTTGGCCTGCACCGTCTCCGCCACCGCCTGGGCGATGGCCTCGCTGTCGGTCAGGGCGGACGGGCAGTGCAGGACCAGAACCGCGTCGTTGCCGGTGTCCTGCATCAGCGCGTTCAGCGCCTCGGCATAGCGTTTGGGCGTGGCGTCGGCACCGATGCGCAGCGGATTGCGGAAGGGCGCGCCGGCCGGCTGCGGACCCAGTGCCTTGGCCAGCGCCTCCTGCGTCTCCGGCGCCAGCGCGGCGAGCTGGCCGCCGGCCTGGATCAGCTTGTCGGTGGCCATCACGCCCATGCCGCCGCCATTGGTCAGGATCGCCAGCCGGTCGCCGGTGATCGGCACCCCGGTGCCCAGCGTGCCGGCGGCGTCGAACAGTTCGGCCAGATCGTTCACCCGCAGCACGCCGGCCCGGCGGAACACCGCATCATAGACCGCGTCCGACACCGCCAGCGCCCCGGTGTGCGACGCTGCGGCCTCCTGCGCCTCGTCCGAGCGGCCGGCCTTGATGACGATCACCGGCTTCTGGCGCGAGGCGGAGCGGGCGGCCGACATGAATTTGCGGGCGTGGGTGATGCTCTCGATATAGAGCAGGATGGCGCGCACCGTGACGTCGGAGGCCAGATAGTCCAGCAGGTCGCCGAAATCCACGTCGCCGCGGTCGCCCAGCGACACCAGATGCGAGAAGCCGATGCCGCGCGACGTCGCCCAGTCGGCGACCGAGGTCAGCACCATGGAACTCTGCGCCACCAGCGCCACGTCGCCCTTGCGCGGCGCCACCGGCGCGAAGCTGGCGTTCATGCCGCGACCCGGTACCATGGCGCCCAGGCTGTTCGGTCCCAGCACCCGCATCAGATAGGGCTTCGCCGTTTCCAGCATCGCCTGCGTCTGTTCGGCCGACATGCCGTTGGTCATGACGATGGCGGCCTTGGTCCCGCGCTTGCCCAGCGCGTCGATGGTCGCCGCCACCGTGTCGGGGGCGGTGCAGATGACGCCCAGGTCCGGCGTGATCGGCAGGCTGTCCACCGTTTTGTAGGTCAGCACCCCTTCCACCGCGCGCTCGGTCGCGTTGACCGGCATCACCGGGCCGTCGAATCCGGCCTGGAACAGGTTGCGGGCCACCACGGCCCCCACCGTTCCGGGCTTGCGGCTGGCGCCGATCAGGGCGATCGAGGCGGGCTTGAACAGCTTGTCGAGGTTGCGAACGGTCATGACCGGATCCGGTGCTGGGAAAAGGCGCCGGCCCCAGTCTGCCACGGGATGCCGACGATTTTGATGACGAACAGCGCAAGCTCGGACTTTCATCCCCGCCATTTGCTGCGGCGCAACATTACGGGCTGGTATGACCATTGGGCAAGGGGGCGTTTCGTCGCGCCCGTTGAAAACGAGCAGAGGGACGAAAACAAGGGGGAGTTGGCGCCTTGCGCCTTGCGGTGGGGCACCGACCGCCGCCAAGCTGTCCGCCGGACCAGTCGTCAACCTGCGCAAAGGAGCCTGTTCATGAAGGTCGGAATCGTCGGGGCCGGGTTCGTCGGCAGCACCGCCGCCTTCGCCATGGTGACCACCGGTGCGGCGAGCGAGGTCGTGCTGGTCGACATGAACGAGGCGCTGGCCCAGGCCCAGGCGCAGGACATCGCCCATGCCGTGCCCTTCACCCATGCCGTCACCGTCCGCGCCGGCTCCTATGCCGCGCTGGAGGGGGCGGGGGTGGTCGTGCTGTCGGCCGGCGTCGCCCAGAAGCCGGGCGAAACCCGGCTGGAACTGCTGGAACGCAACGCCAAGGTATTCGGCGCCATCATTCCGGAGGTGCTGAAGGCGGCACCCGACGCCGTTTTGCTGGTCGCCAGCAACCCGGTCGACGTGATGACGCAGATCGCCACGCGGATCAGCGGCCTGCCGCGCAACCGGGTCATCGGCTCCGGCACCGTGCTGGACACCGCGCGCTTCCGCGCCCTGCTGGCCGAACAGCTGGCGGTGACGCCGCGCTCCGTCCACGCCCATGTGGTGGGCGAGCATGGCGACTCGGAGGTTCTGCTGTGGTCGAGCGCCACCGTCGCCGGCTTGTCCGTCGAGCAGGCGGCCGCCCAGCTCCGCCGCAGCCTGACGGCGGAGGACCGTGCCACCATCGACGAGGGGGTGCGCCGCGCCGCCTACCGCATCATCAACGGCAAGGGCCACACCGCCTTCGGCATCGGCGGCGGGCTGGCCCGGCTGGTGTCGGCCATCGGTGCCGACGAACGGCTGGTGGCGACCTGCGCCATGCTGACCGACGATGTCTGCGGCGTGCCGCAGGTGGTGTTGTCACTACCGCGGGTCATCGGCGCCGGCGGCGTGGTGGACACCGTCCTGCCCAACCTGTCGACAGAGGAGGAAGCCGCCCTTCGCCGCAGCGCCGAAATCCTGAAGGAGGCGGCGGACGGCGTCGAACGTCGGATGGGCTGGACCAGTTGATGCTACGTCCTGTGATCCGCTGACACGTGATCCTTCAGGCCCGCCGCCAACCCGTCGAAGACGGCGCGGCAGCGCGGGGTGGAGCGCAGATCCTCGTGCATGGCGACCCACATGCCCATCGGCATGTCGAAGGCGTCCGCCAGCACCCGCCGCAGGTCGGGGTTCCGGCGTGCCAGCGGGACCTGGCAGATGCCGATGCCGAACCCGGCCTCGACGGCTGACAGCTGAGCCAGATGGCTGTCGGACCGTAGAGCGAAGCGGGGCAGAGCGATGGCCGGCATCCGCCGCATCATGGCGCGGATGTCGGGCGTCTCGCAGTCGAAGCCGATCAGGCTGTGGTGGCCGAGATCCTCCAGCTGCCGCGGAATGCCGTGGCGGTCGAGGTAGTCGCGGTGGGCGTACATGCCGAGCGCGATGCTGCCGATCCGCCGCACCAGCAGCGCCTGCTGGTCCGGCTCCACCATGCGGACGGCAACGTCGGCATCACGCCGCAACAGGTCATCGACCGAGTTGGACAGCACCAGCTCGACCTCCAGCGCCGGATGGCGGGTCCGCAGGCCGGCAAGGATCGCCGGCAGGATGCGGGCGCCCACCACCTCGCTGGCGGTGACCCGCACGGTGCCGCGCACATCGGCTTCCAGCCCGGCCCCAAAACCCGACGCCGTGCGCCACAGGCTGGCCGCCGCCCTGTCCAGCGCCTCCGCCTGCGGCTTCAGGGCCAGGGCCGCGTCGGTCGGGTCCAAACCGCGCGGCGAGCGCACGAACAGGGAGCCGCCGACCGCCTCCTCCAGCGCCACGATGTGGCGGGCCAGCGTCGGTTGTGTCAACCCCAGGGCGCGCGCCGCCGCCGACAGCGATCCTTCACGGATCACGGCCAGGAAACTGCGGTAGAGGTCCCAGCTGGGTGGCGGCGGGTTCATCGATTTCAGTATAGCGGATAGCCGTAGTTCGACAATTCCGTTCATCCTTCTCCCGGCCCATTCTCCTCCCATCACGGACCGCAAAAGCGATGGAGGCAGCAATGGTACGGCAGGCGACCGGCACGGACAGGATCGCCCTGGTTCTGGGGGCGACCGGTGGCATCGGCGGCGAAATGGCGCGGGCGCTGGCGGCGCGCGGCTGGACGGTGCGCGGCCTGCGTCGCAAGCCGGCGGAGTCGCCGCGGTCGGAGGGTATCGACTGGATCGTCGGCGATGCGATGAACGCCGCCAATGTGCTGGCTGCGGCCGAGGGAGCGGCGCTGATCGTCCATGCGGTGAACCCGCCCGGCTACCGGAATTGGGACCGGTTGGTTCTACCCATGCTGGACAACAGCATTGCCGCGGCCTGTGCCAACCGCGCCCGCGTCCTGCTGCCCGGCACCGTCTACAACTATGGCCCCGACGTCTTCCCGCTGATCCCGGAAAGGGCGGCGCAGAACCCGCTCACCCGCAAGGGCGCCATCCGGGTGGAGATGGAACGCCGCCTGCACCGCGCGGTGGGGCAGGGGGCGAAGCTGCTGATTCTGCGCTGCGGCGACTTCTTCGGCCCGCGTCCCGGCGGCAGTTGGTTCAGCCAGGGCCTGCTGACGCCCGGCAAGCCGCCGACCCGGATCACCCAGCCCGGCCGGCCGGGGATCGGCCATCAATGGGCCTATCTGCCCGACGTGGCGGAAACGGCGATGCGTCTGCTCGACCGCGAGGCGGACCTGGGCGATGACGCGATGTTCCATATGGATGGCCATTGGGACGCCGACGGCGATGAAATGGTCGCCGCCATCGCCCGCGCTCTTGGCGAGCCCGACCTGCCGGTGCGGCGAATACCCTGGTGGCTGCTGCGGCTGGGCGGTCTGGCGGTGCCGCTGCTCCGCGAGATCAGCGAGATGCGCTATCTGTGGCAACAGCCGGTGCGGCTCGACAACCGCCGCCTGCGGGCCTTCCTGGGCGAAGAGCCGCACACGCCGCTGGACCTTGCGGTGCGCCGGACGCTTGTTGGATTGGGGCATCTCCCCGCGCAGCCGGCGGATGTGCCGGAGGCGGGGAGATGCATGCCCGACCGTGTGGCCCTAAGCCGACAGGGCTGATGCCGCACGGTTCAAACCACTACCCTCAGACCACCGGACCCGGGGTGCCCTTGTTGGCTTCCAGGGCGCGGGCCAGGCCTTCCTCGATCTTCTTGGCGGCCTCTTCGGCGTTGCCCCAGCCGCGGACCTTCACCCACTTGTTCTTCTCGAGATCCTTATAGTGCTCGAAGAAGTGGGCGATCTGCTCGGTCACGATGGCCGGCAGGTCGGTGTAGTTCTTCACGTCGGTGTAGAACGGGTGCAGCTTGTCGACCGGAACGGCCAGCAGCTTCTCGTCCTCGCCGGCCTCGTCCTCCATGTACAGGACGCCGATCGGACGCGAGCGCAGGACCGCACCCGGGACGACGCCGTGCTGGCCGACGACGCAGACGTCCACCGGATCGCCGTCACCCGACAGGGTGTGCGGGATGAAGCCGTAGTTGCAGGGATAGAACATCGCGGTGTGCAGGAAACGGTCGACGAACACCGCGCCCGAGTCCTTGTCGACTTCGTACTTCACCGGCTGGCCGCCGATCGGAATCTCGATGACGACGTTCACGTCCCAGGGCACGTTCTTGCCCGCGGCGAGCTTGCTCAGATCCATGTATCGCGTTCCTTCGACTGGCGTATTCAGGGCACGTTCTTGTTTTGGCGCCGATGCCCGGTCCGGCGCCACGCGGGGCGGGAGTTTAGGCGGAACGCACCCTGAGTCCAAGGAACTTGCGCTGGCTCTTGCGCAGGTGCGGCAAAGCGGCAACCCTGACGGCCATGGCCCGCCCGATCTTCCTTCTCCTCATCCTTCTGGCTCTGCTGGCGCCCCGTCCGACGGTGGCTGAGTCCCCCCATCACGGCATTGCCCACCACGGCATAGCCATGCATGGTGACCTCGCCTTGCCGCCGGACTTCACCGCCTTCCCTTACGTCAACCCAGCGGCGCCGAAGGGCGGCACCATCCGGCAGGCGGTGACCGGCAGCTTCGACAGCCTGCATCCGCACATCGTCAAGGGGGTGCCGGCGCTGGGGATGGGCTATGTCTTCGAAACGCTGCTGACGTGGTCGTGGGATGAGCCCTTCTCGCTCTACGGCCTGCTGGCCGACCGGGTGGAGGTGGCCGACGACCGCTCCGCCGTCACCTTCCACATCAACCCCAAGGCGCGCTGGCAGGACGGCACGCCGGTGACCGCCGCCGATGTGCTGTTCTCGCTGGAGGCGCAGAGGCAGCACGGCACCCCCAACCGCCGCCTGTTCTACGCCAAGGTCACGGCGGCCGAGGCGCCGGATCCGCAAACGGTCCGCTTCGCCTTCGCCGCCAACCCCGACGGCACCATCGACCGCGAGATGCCGCTGCTGATGGGGTTGATGCCGATCCATTCCAAGGCCTTCTGGGCGAACCGCGACTTCAGCCGCACGACGCTGGAGCCGATCATGGGCAGCGGTCCCTACCGCGTCGCCTCGGTCGATCCCGGTCGCCGCATCGTCTACGAGCGGGTGCGCGACTATTGGGGCCGCGACCTGCCGGTCCGTGTCGGCCAGTTCAACGCCGACCGGCTGGAATTCGACTATTACCGCGACGATTCCGTGGCGCTGGAAGCCTTCAAGGCAGGGCAGGGCGACGTTCGTTACGAAAGCGATCCGGCCAAATGGGCCACCGGCTACGACGGCCCGGCCTTGCGCGACGGCCGCATCATCCGCGAGGAATTGCCGAACCACCGGCCCGAACCGGCGCGCGGCCTGATCTTCAACACCCGCCGGCCGGTCTTCGCCGATGTCCGGGTGCGCCGGGCGCTGGGGATGGCGACCGATTTCGATTGGATCGGCCGCAACCTGTTCCATGGCCTGCTGACCCGCACCGCCAGCTACTATCCCAACTCCGAACTCGCCGCCCGCGGCCTGCCGGAGGGTGAGGAGTTGCAGGCGCTTGAGCCCTTCCGCGACCGCCTGCCGCCGGACCTCTTCACCAAGCCTTTCACCCTGCCCGACAGCGGCCAAGGTAGCAGCAACGGCCCGGCCGGCCTGCGCGCCAACCGGCGCGAGGCGCTGCGGCTGCTGGAGCAGGCCGGCTGGCGGGTGCGAGACGGAAGGCTGACCGATGCGGCGGGCAATCGTTTCGCCTTCGAAATACTCCTGTCCGATCCGGCGGAGGAACGGGTGGCGCTGGAGTTCGCCCGTTCGCTGGAACCGCTGGGGATCGAGGCGCGCGTCCGCACGGTGGACAGTGCCCAGTTCCAGGCTCGGTTGGATGGTTTCGATTTCGATATGACCATGCGCTGGTGGGCGTCCAGCCTGTCGCCGGGCAACGAGCAGCTCTATTATTACGGATCCGATGCGGCCGGGCAGGAGGGTAGCCGCAACCTCGCCGGCATCCACGACCCGGCGGTCGATGCGCTGGCCCGCTCGATCGCCGCCGCCACCACGCGGGAGGCGCTGGTCGGCCGGGTGCGGGCACTCGACCGGGTTCTTCTGTGGGGGCATTACATGGTTCCGCTGTTCCACAGCCCGGTGGACCGCATCACCCGTTGGTCGACCCTGCACCGTCCCGCCGTCACCCCGCTTTATGGTCCGATGCTGGAAAGCTGGTGGGTGGAATAGCGTGGCGGCTTCGCTTGCGCTCTCCCTCGCCGCACCGCATCATCGCGGCAAAGAGAACGTCGATAACGACGAGACGGGGGAGTTTGCCAACCATGTCGACCGCCAAGCAGCGTTTCACCCTGGTAGCATCAGCAGCGCTGGCGCTGGCCGCCACATCCCTGACGGCAACGGCCCAGCCGCGCACCGACCTCGTCGTCGGCATGGCGCTGGAGCCGCCGCATCTGGACCCGACCGCCGGTGCGGCCGGCGCCATCAAGGAAGTCACCTACGCCAACCTGTTCGAACCGCTGCTGCGCGTCGATGCCGACGGCAAGCTGGTCCCCGGTCTGGCGGAACGCTGGACCGTGTCGGACGACGGGCTGACCTACCGCTTCACCCTGCGCCCGAACGCCAAGTTCCATGACGGCACCACCGCCGATTCCGCCGACGTGAAGTTCACGCTGGACCGCGCCCGCGCCGCCGACTCCGTCAACGCCCAGAAGGCCTATTTCGCCCCGATCGCGTCGGTCGAAACGCCGGATCCGCAGACGGTGGTCGTCACCCTGTCGCGTCCCGACGGCCTGTTCCTGTTCCACATGGCGAGCGGCGACGCCGCCATCGTCGCCCCGGAATCGGCGGCGACCAACAAGCAGAAGCCGGTCGGCACCGGTCCCTTCAAGTTCGACCGCTGGGTCGCCGGCGACCGCGTCGTGCTGGTCCGCAACCCGGATTATGACGGCATGAAGCCGACGCTCGACCGGGTGACCTTCCGCTTCATCAGCGACCCCGCCGCCCAGGTCGCGGCTCTGAAGGCCGGAGACATCGACGCCTTCACCCTGTTCAGCACCTACGAGGCGCTGCCGGAGTTCCGCAACGACCCCAAATTCACGGTGACGGTCGGCTCGACGGAAGGCGAGACCATCCTGTCGACCAACAACGCCCGCAAGCCTTTCGACGATGTCCGCGTCCGCCGCGCCATGGCCTATGCCATCGACCGCAAGACGCTGATCGACGGCGTGCTCTACGGCAACGGCGTAGCCATCGGCAGCCATTTCCCGCCGCACCGCGAGGGCTATGTCGACCTGACCGGCATGTACCCCTACGACCCGGCCAAGGCGAAGGCCCTGCTGGCCGAAGCGGGATATCCCAACGGCTTCGACACCACCCTGCGCCTGCCGCCGCCGCCCTATGCGCGGCGCGGCGGCGAACTGGTCGCCGCCATGCTGGCCGAGGTCGGCATCCGCGCGAAGATCGAGCCGGTGGAATGGGCGGCGTGGCTGGAAAAGACGTTCAAGGGCAAGGATTACGACCTGACCATGATCGCCCATACCGAGCCGCTGGACATCGACATCTACGCCCGGCCCGACTACTACTTCAATTACAAGAGCGAGCGCTTCAACGCCCTGAACGACGAGCTGAACCGCACCCAGGATCCGGCCAAGCGCAACGCGCTCTACGGCGAGGAGCAGAAAGTTTTGGCGGAGGATGCGGTCAACGGCTTCCTGTTCATGCTGCCGTCGGTGACGGTGCAGAAGGCCGGCCTGACCGGCATGTGGGTGAACCGCCCGGTCCAGGCCAACGACGTCACCGGCGTTTCCTGGAAATAAAACCAAGCAAGTAAGGATAGACCCGCGTGCTTGCGTTCCTGCTGCGACGGCTGGTCAGCCTGATCGTCACCGTCTGGCTGGCCAGCATCGTGGTCTTCGCGGTGCTGCAACTGGTTCCGGGCGACCCGGCCCTGCTGATGCTGGGTGTCAACGCGCAGCCCGACACGCTGGCGGCCCTGCGCAGCCAGATGGGTCTCGATCAGCCCATCCTTACCCGCTACCTGCAGTGGGCCGGCGCGCTTGCCCGCGGCGACCTCGGCGTCAGCCTGACCTACGCCCGCCCGGTGGCAGAACTGGTGGCGGAACGGCTGGCGGTGACCCTGCCGCTGGCCCTGCTGTCGCTGGTCATCAGCACGGTGCTGGCATTGCCGCTCGGCCTGCTGGCGGCGGCGCGGCGGGGCAGGGGCGGGGATTGGGCTGTGCTGGGCTTCTCGCAACTGGGCGTGTCGATGCCCAGCTTCTGGATCGCCATCCTGCTGATTCTGCTGTTCTCCCTGACCCTGCACTGGTTCCCGGCCGGCGGATTCCCTGGTTGGACTGGGCCCGGCTGGGGCGGCGGCATCGGCCCGGCCCTGCATGC
The Azospirillum sp. TSA2s DNA segment above includes these coding regions:
- the ppa gene encoding inorganic diphosphatase, which gives rise to MDLSKLAAGKNVPWDVNVVIEIPIGGQPVKYEVDKDSGAVFVDRFLHTAMFYPCNYGFIPHTLSGDGDPVDVCVVGQHGVVPGAVLRSRPIGVLYMEDEAGEDEKLLAVPVDKLHPFYTDVKNYTDLPAIVTEQIAHFFEHYKDLEKNKWVKVRGWGNAEEAAKKIEEGLARALEANKGTPGPVV
- a CDS encoding extracellular solute-binding protein, whose amino-acid sequence is MARPIFLLLILLALLAPRPTVAESPHHGIAHHGIAMHGDLALPPDFTAFPYVNPAAPKGGTIRQAVTGSFDSLHPHIVKGVPALGMGYVFETLLTWSWDEPFSLYGLLADRVEVADDRSAVTFHINPKARWQDGTPVTAADVLFSLEAQRQHGTPNRRLFYAKVTAAEAPDPQTVRFAFAANPDGTIDREMPLLMGLMPIHSKAFWANRDFSRTTLEPIMGSGPYRVASVDPGRRIVYERVRDYWGRDLPVRVGQFNADRLEFDYYRDDSVALEAFKAGQGDVRYESDPAKWATGYDGPALRDGRIIREELPNHRPEPARGLIFNTRRPVFADVRVRRALGMATDFDWIGRNLFHGLLTRTASYYPNSELAARGLPEGEELQALEPFRDRLPPDLFTKPFTLPDSGQGSSNGPAGLRANRREALRLLEQAGWRVRDGRLTDAAGNRFAFEILLSDPAEERVALEFARSLEPLGIEARVRTVDSAQFQARLDGFDFDMTMRWWASSLSPGNEQLYYYGSDAAGQEGSRNLAGIHDPAVDALARSIAAATTREALVGRVRALDRVLLWGHYMVPLFHSPVDRITRWSTLHRPAVTPLYGPMLESWWVE
- a CDS encoding ABC transporter substrate-binding protein — translated: MSTAKQRFTLVASAALALAATSLTATAQPRTDLVVGMALEPPHLDPTAGAAGAIKEVTYANLFEPLLRVDADGKLVPGLAERWTVSDDGLTYRFTLRPNAKFHDGTTADSADVKFTLDRARAADSVNAQKAYFAPIASVETPDPQTVVVTLSRPDGLFLFHMASGDAAIVAPESAATNKQKPVGTGPFKFDRWVAGDRVVLVRNPDYDGMKPTLDRVTFRFISDPAAQVAALKAGDIDAFTLFSTYEALPEFRNDPKFTVTVGSTEGETILSTNNARKPFDDVRVRRAMAYAIDRKTLIDGVLYGNGVAIGSHFPPHREGYVDLTGMYPYDPAKAKALLAEAGYPNGFDTTLRLPPPPYARRGGELVAAMLAEVGIRAKIEPVEWAAWLEKTFKGKDYDLTMIAHTEPLDIDIYARPDYYFNYKSERFNALNDELNRTQDPAKRNALYGEEQKVLAEDAVNGFLFMLPSVTVQKAGLTGMWVNRPVQANDVTGVSWK
- a CDS encoding LysR family transcriptional regulator, producing MNPPPPSWDLYRSFLAVIREGSLSAAARALGLTQPTLARHIVALEEAVGGSLFVRSPRGLDPTDAALALKPQAEALDRAAASLWRTASGFGAGLEADVRGTVRVTASEVVGARILPAILAGLRTRHPALEVELVLSNSVDDLLRRDADVAVRMVEPDQQALLVRRIGSIALGMYAHRDYLDRHGIPRQLEDLGHHSLIGFDCETPDIRAMMRRMPAIALPRFALRSDSHLAQLSAVEAGFGIGICQVPLARRNPDLRRVLADAFDMPMGMWVAMHEDLRSTPRCRAVFDGLAAGLKDHVSADHRT
- a CDS encoding NAD(P)H-binding protein, translated to MVRQATGTDRIALVLGATGGIGGEMARALAARGWTVRGLRRKPAESPRSEGIDWIVGDAMNAANVLAAAEGAALIVHAVNPPGYRNWDRLVLPMLDNSIAAACANRARVLLPGTVYNYGPDVFPLIPERAAQNPLTRKGAIRVEMERRLHRAVGQGAKLLILRCGDFFGPRPGGSWFSQGLLTPGKPPTRITQPGRPGIGHQWAYLPDVAETAMRLLDREADLGDDAMFHMDGHWDADGDEMVAAIARALGEPDLPVRRIPWWLLRLGGLAVPLLREISEMRYLWQQPVRLDNRRLRAFLGEEPHTPLDLAVRRTLVGLGHLPAQPADVPEAGRCMPDRVALSRQG